One Prodigiosinella aquatilis DNA window includes the following coding sequences:
- the mobB gene encoding molybdopterin-guanine dinucleotide biosynthesis protein MobB — MIFKHPPLLAFAAYSGTGKTTLLKQLIPLLKNSGIRVGLIKHTHHNMDIDTPGKDSYELRKAGADQTLIANTERWALMTETPEQQEPDLHYLASRMDTSTLDLILVEGFKQEKIDKIVLFRRAINRSFTDIIDSFTLAVASDEKLNTTLPLLDINQPTHIVSFISHWLEAKKNN; from the coding sequence ATGATATTTAAACATCCTCCATTATTGGCTTTTGCTGCTTACAGTGGCACAGGGAAGACAACGCTGCTTAAACAACTTATCCCATTACTGAAAAACTCAGGTATACGTGTGGGCCTTATTAAACACACTCATCATAATATGGACATCGATACCCCGGGAAAAGATAGCTATGAATTGCGTAAAGCAGGAGCAGATCAAACGCTCATCGCCAATACCGAGCGCTGGGCATTAATGACAGAAACACCGGAACAACAAGAACCTGATTTACATTATCTGGCCAGTCGAATGGATACATCAACGTTGGATTTGATTCTAGTTGAGGGTTTCAAACAAGAGAAGATAGACAAAATAGTTCTGTTTCGCCGTGCAATAAATCGATCTTTTACCGATATTATAGATAGTTTTACTCTCGCGGTAGCCAGTGACGAAAAACTGAATACCACGCTCCCTCTGCTTGATATTAACCAGCCAACACATATTGTCAGTTTTATTTCCCACTGGCTTGAAGCAAAAAAGAATAATTAA
- the mobA gene encoding molybdenum cofactor guanylyltransferase MobA, which produces MITGVILAGGQATRMGGKDKGLMELDGKPLYQLVLSRLAPQVDKIIINANRNQVIYQQSGYPVVNDINKNYAGPLAGVLTGLVTVKTEWVIFVPCDVPALPLDLVSRLWQGRGDKKAAYATDGNRAHPTLLLIHTNLASALDEYLAKGDRKLMLFLNEIDAQSVSFSDQPQAFRNFNTTDDLQLWHKDRYDI; this is translated from the coding sequence ATGATCACAGGTGTAATTCTGGCCGGGGGCCAGGCAACCCGCATGGGGGGGAAAGACAAAGGGCTAATGGAGCTTGATGGCAAACCTTTGTATCAACTTGTTCTCTCTCGATTAGCACCGCAAGTTGATAAAATAATTATCAACGCTAATCGTAATCAGGTTATTTATCAGCAAAGCGGGTATCCGGTTGTCAATGACATAAACAAAAATTATGCAGGTCCTTTGGCCGGAGTACTGACTGGCTTGGTAACGGTGAAAACGGAGTGGGTGATATTTGTCCCTTGTGACGTTCCGGCTTTACCACTGGATTTGGTCTCACGCCTTTGGCAAGGTCGTGGAGATAAAAAGGCAGCCTATGCAACTGATGGCAACCGTGCACACCCTACATTACTGCTAATCCATACTAATCTCGCATCAGCCCTTGATGAATATCTGGCAAAGGGTGATCGTAAGTTAATGTTATTCCTTAATGAAATAGACGCCCAATCTGTTTCTTTTTCTGATCAGCCTCAGGCTTTTCGTAATTTCAATACCACCGATGACCTGCAACTGTGGCATAAGGATCGTTATGATATTTAA
- a CDS encoding YihD family protein, with amino-acid sequence MKCHRVNELIELLHSAWQKEPDMNLVQFLQKLAHEAGFEGGLSDLTDDILIYHLKMRDTNETQPIPGLQKDYEADFKTALLRARGVIKD; translated from the coding sequence ATGAAATGTCATCGTGTAAATGAATTAATCGAATTGTTGCATTCGGCCTGGCAAAAAGAGCCGGATATGAATCTTGTGCAATTTTTACAAAAACTTGCACATGAAGCCGGGTTTGAAGGGGGGCTTAGCGATCTCACTGATGATATCCTTATTTATCATTTAAAGATGCGTGACACGAACGAAACGCAGCCTATTCCTGGTTTGCAGAAGGATTATGAGGCTGATTTCAAAACGGCATTACTGCGAGCCCGTGGCGTTATTAAGGATTGA
- a CDS encoding serine/threonine protein kinase, protein MSDSVFNFQTLSPDLIMDALWSVGVRVDSGLTALNSYENRVYQFSDENRKRYVVKFYRPQRWKAEQITEEHAFACELAEDDIPVVAPLSLQEKMLNEHEGFFFTVFPSIGGRQYEMDNDEQLEGVGRYLGRIHQIGNKSLFKVRPTIGLDEYLYEPRNTLAQCPLIPAALRDVFLLATDRLINEVKRYWRTDWVAKRLHGDCHPGNILWRDGPLFVDLDDARNGPAIQDLWMLLHGERREQRIQLDILLEAYSEFASFDETELALIEPLRAMRMVHYLAWVARRWLDPAFPRSFPWMQDADFWSKQVITFTEQVKLLQEPPLQLMTMY, encoded by the coding sequence ATAAGCGATTCAGTTTTTAATTTTCAGACACTATCTCCTGATTTGATCATGGATGCGTTGTGGTCTGTTGGGGTGCGAGTTGACTCTGGTTTAACCGCGCTAAATAGCTATGAAAACCGAGTATACCAATTCAGCGATGAGAACAGAAAAAGGTACGTTGTGAAGTTTTACCGTCCTCAACGCTGGAAGGCTGAGCAAATTACTGAAGAGCATGCATTCGCTTGTGAGTTAGCGGAGGATGACATCCCCGTTGTTGCACCATTGTCTTTGCAGGAAAAGATGCTTAATGAACATGAAGGCTTCTTTTTTACGGTTTTTCCAAGCATTGGTGGGCGGCAATACGAAATGGATAATGATGAGCAACTGGAAGGTGTTGGTCGTTATTTAGGGCGTATCCATCAAATCGGGAATAAATCACTGTTTAAAGTACGTCCGACTATTGGTTTGGATGAATATTTGTATGAACCACGTAATACGTTGGCACAATGCCCTCTTATTCCGGCTGCTCTGCGTGACGTGTTTCTGCTGGCGACCGATCGTTTAATCAATGAAGTAAAGCGGTACTGGCGTACTGACTGGGTAGCCAAGCGTCTGCATGGAGACTGCCATCCAGGAAATATTCTATGGCGCGATGGGCCATTGTTTGTGGATCTTGATGATGCACGAAATGGACCGGCCATTCAGGATCTATGGATGCTCTTGCATGGTGAACGTCGTGAGCAGCGTATTCAGTTGGATATTCTGCTAGAGGCTTATAGCGAATTTGCGTCTTTTGATGAAACAGAACTTGCGCTTATTGAGCCATTACGAGCGATGCGAATGGTTCATTATTTGGCCTGGGTGGCCCGTCGTTGGCTAGATCCTGCTTTCCCCCGGAGCTTTCCGTGGATGCAGGACGCTGATTTTTGGTCAAAACAGGTAATTACCTTTACTGAGCAGGTTAAACTGTTGCAGGAACCACCTTTGCAACTGATGACGATGTACTGA
- the dsbA gene encoding thiol:disulfide interchange protein DsbA, which produces MKNIWLLLIGVIMAFSASAADFSNGKQYVTLDRPETQEPQVLEFFSFYCPHCYQFARIYHIPGAIQKELPAGIKITKYHVDFLGPLGKELTKAWAVAIALGIEDKIGPLMFDAVQKTQTVEKPEDIRQVFIDAGVTGEEYDSALNSFVVKSLVVQQEKAAADLQLRGVPSIFVNGKYMIKNDGLDTSSMDIYVKQYADVVKYLLTKK; this is translated from the coding sequence ATGAAGAATATATGGCTTTTACTGATTGGTGTCATAATGGCATTTAGTGCATCAGCTGCTGATTTTAGTAATGGCAAGCAATATGTTACGCTGGATAGGCCTGAAACTCAGGAGCCACAGGTTCTGGAGTTTTTTTCGTTTTATTGTCCTCATTGTTATCAGTTTGCTCGGATTTATCATATTCCTGGTGCAATACAAAAAGAGCTGCCAGCCGGTATTAAAATCACTAAATACCACGTTGATTTTCTAGGGCCCTTAGGAAAAGAATTGACTAAAGCCTGGGCTGTTGCTATTGCCTTGGGTATAGAGGATAAGATTGGCCCACTGATGTTTGATGCTGTTCAAAAAACGCAAACCGTAGAGAAACCGGAAGATATTCGTCAGGTTTTCATCGATGCCGGTGTAACAGGGGAAGAGTATGACAGTGCATTAAATAGCTTTGTGGTGAAATCTTTGGTTGTCCAACAGGAAAAAGCGGCCGCAGATTTACAGCTACGTGGTGTCCCATCCATATTTGTTAATGGCAAATACATGATAAAAAATGACGGACTGGATACCAGTTCAATGGATATTTACGTGAAGCAATATGCCGATGTAGTGAAATATTTGCTCACCAAAAAATAA
- the polA gene encoding DNA polymerase I codes for MAQITENPLILVDGSSYLYRAYHAFPPLTNSAGEPTGAMYGVLNMLRSLLLQYHPSHVAVVFDAKGKTFRDELFEDYKSHRPPMPDDLREQIEPLHRMVTAMGLPLLVVSGVEADDVIGTLSLQAERAGIPVLISTGDKDMAQLVTSNITLINTMTNSILGPEEVCNKYGIPPELIIDFLALMGDSSDNIPGVPGVGEKTAQALLQGLGGLDSLYGNLDKIAGLSFRGAKTMAAKLEQHKEIAYLSYKLATIKTDVELELNCDQLTVNEPNVVELRDLFGHYEFKRWLIDIESGTWLQDKKSNLAVPTVIKKIEEKTQEEKVSVLSQDNYVTILDEKTLQDWIARLKAAEVFAFDTETDSLDTLAANLVGMSFAIKPGEAAYLPLAHDYLDAPEQLDRTKVLAALKPLLEDASLLKIGQNLKFDKGVMMRHGIELRGIAFDTMLESYVLDSVAGRHDMDSLSARYLNHKTISFEEVAGKGKNQLTFNQIALEQAAPYAAEDADVTLYLHQKLWEQLKQQPELRKVFQDIDMPLVPVLSRMERTGVLIDTTILAEHSRELTQRLAELEVKSYELAGEEFNLSSPKQLGAILYEKLQLPVIKKTPKGAPSTNEEVLAELALDYPLPKLLLEHRGLAKLKSTYTDKLPLMINPLTKRVHTSYHQAVTATGRLSSSDPNLQNIPVRNDEGRRIRQAFIAPKGYSIMAADYSQIELRIMAHLSKDAGLLKAFAEGKDIHRATASEVFGIPLDNVTSEQRRSAKAINFGLIYGMSAFGLSRQLNIPRKESQRYMDLYFERYPGVQHYMERTRQQAAAQGYVSTLDGRRLYLPDIHSRNAMGRKAAERAAINAPMQGTAADIIKKAMIAIDDWLQQQEEPLIKMIMQVHDELVFEVHDSVLDVARQQIKALMEGSMQLDVPLLVAVGTGQNWDQAH; via the coding sequence ATGGCTCAGATTACTGAAAACCCTTTGATCCTGGTGGATGGTTCATCCTATTTATATCGTGCTTATCATGCTTTTCCCCCGTTAACCAATAGCGCAGGTGAACCTACTGGGGCGATGTATGGTGTACTTAACATGCTGCGAAGCTTATTACTCCAGTATCATCCCAGCCATGTGGCGGTGGTGTTTGATGCTAAAGGTAAAACGTTTCGTGATGAACTATTTGAAGATTACAAATCTCACCGTCCTCCGATGCCAGACGATCTGCGCGAACAGATAGAGCCTTTACACCGTATGGTGACGGCGATGGGATTGCCTTTGTTGGTGGTTTCTGGTGTAGAGGCAGATGATGTTATCGGCACTCTTTCTTTACAAGCAGAACGAGCCGGTATACCGGTATTGATTAGTACCGGTGATAAAGATATGGCTCAGTTGGTTACATCCAATATCACGCTGATCAATACGATGACCAATAGCATTCTTGGTCCTGAAGAGGTGTGCAATAAATATGGTATTCCTCCTGAGTTGATTATCGATTTTCTTGCCCTGATGGGGGACTCTTCCGATAACATTCCTGGCGTACCTGGGGTCGGTGAAAAGACCGCGCAGGCGTTGTTACAAGGATTGGGCGGATTGGATTCACTGTACGGAAATCTGGATAAAATTGCTGGTTTGTCTTTTCGCGGGGCGAAAACCATGGCGGCCAAGCTGGAACAACACAAAGAGATCGCCTATCTCTCCTATAAATTGGCCACTATCAAAACGGATGTTGAACTTGAATTGAATTGCGATCAATTAACTGTTAATGAGCCAAATGTTGTTGAACTGAGAGATCTGTTTGGTCATTACGAGTTTAAGCGTTGGTTAATTGATATTGAATCCGGAACATGGTTACAGGATAAAAAAAGTAACCTGGCCGTGCCGACAGTAATAAAAAAGATAGAAGAAAAGACGCAAGAAGAAAAAGTAAGCGTCCTGTCTCAGGACAATTACGTCACTATTCTGGATGAAAAAACCTTACAGGACTGGATAGCGCGTTTAAAGGCCGCTGAGGTGTTTGCTTTTGATACGGAAACAGACAGCCTGGACACCCTTGCCGCTAATCTGGTAGGGATGTCATTCGCGATTAAACCGGGTGAGGCTGCATATCTGCCCTTGGCTCACGACTATCTGGATGCACCTGAACAGCTCGATCGTACAAAGGTATTGGCAGCACTCAAACCGCTGCTGGAAGATGCCAGCTTACTGAAGATTGGTCAGAATCTAAAGTTTGATAAGGGTGTGATGATGCGCCACGGTATTGAGCTACGTGGTATTGCTTTTGATACCATGCTGGAATCCTATGTGTTGGATAGTGTTGCTGGCCGTCATGATATGGACAGTCTGTCTGCGCGTTATTTAAACCACAAAACTATTAGTTTTGAAGAAGTTGCCGGAAAAGGGAAAAACCAGCTAACTTTCAATCAGATTGCATTGGAACAGGCTGCACCCTATGCTGCTGAGGATGCTGACGTCACTTTGTATCTGCACCAGAAACTATGGGAACAGCTGAAGCAGCAACCTGAATTGCGCAAAGTTTTTCAGGATATAGATATGCCACTGGTGCCGGTGTTATCCCGAATGGAACGCACTGGGGTGCTGATTGATACTACTATTCTGGCAGAGCATTCGCGGGAACTGACACAACGCCTGGCGGAGTTGGAAGTAAAATCGTATGAGCTGGCAGGAGAAGAATTTAATTTATCTTCCCCCAAACAATTAGGCGCTATTCTTTATGAAAAACTGCAACTGCCGGTCATCAAAAAAACCCCGAAGGGCGCACCTTCCACCAATGAAGAAGTGTTGGCTGAGTTAGCGCTGGACTACCCTTTGCCAAAACTTCTTTTGGAACACCGTGGGCTGGCAAAACTGAAATCCACTTATACCGATAAATTACCGTTGATGATTAACCCGCTAACTAAGCGAGTACATACCTCTTATCATCAGGCAGTAACAGCAACGGGGCGTTTGTCTTCCAGTGACCCTAACTTGCAGAATATTCCAGTCCGTAATGATGAAGGTCGTCGTATTCGTCAGGCATTTATTGCGCCGAAAGGATACAGCATTATGGCGGCGGACTACTCTCAGATTGAATTGCGGATTATGGCGCACCTTTCTAAGGATGCTGGATTGCTTAAGGCATTTGCAGAAGGTAAGGATATTCACCGCGCAACGGCCTCTGAGGTGTTCGGTATCCCACTTGATAATGTCACCAGCGAACAGCGGCGAAGTGCCAAGGCAATTAACTTTGGTTTGATTTATGGTATGAGTGCCTTTGGGTTATCGCGCCAGCTAAATATTCCGCGTAAAGAATCTCAGCGTTACATGGATCTTTACTTCGAGCGTTATCCAGGGGTACAGCATTATATGGAACGGACACGTCAGCAGGCGGCCGCACAAGGATATGTGTCGACGCTGGACGGTCGACGTCTCTATTTACCGGATATTCACTCCCGTAACGCTATGGGCCGTAAAGCGGCTGAACGAGCGGCGATTAACGCGCCTATGCAAGGGACCGCTGCGGATATTATTAAAAAAGCGATGATCGCGATTGACGATTGGTTACAGCAGCAAGAGGAACCGTTAATCAAAATGATAATGCAGGTCCATGATGAACTGGTTTTTGAGGTGCATGATTCCGTATTGGATGTGGCCAGGCAGCAAATTAAAGCGCTGATGGAAGGGAGTATGCAATTAGACGTGCCCTTGCTGGTAGCTGTTGGTACTGGTCAAAACTGGGATCAGGCGCATTAA
- the yihA gene encoding ribosome biogenesis GTP-binding protein YihA/YsxC translates to MTHQYNYHVTRFVISAPDIRHLPADSGIEVAFAGRSNAGKSSALNTLTNQKNLARTSKTPGRTQLINLFEVTEDVRLVDLPGYGYAEVPEEMKRKWQNALGEYLQKRNCLKGLVVLMDIRHPLKDLDQQMLEWAATVHLPVLVLLTKADKLTSGARKSQLTMVREAVLPFMSDIQVETFSSLKKTGVDKLREKLDSWFSTLDSATEEIPAE, encoded by the coding sequence GTGACCCACCAATATAACTACCATGTGACCCGTTTCGTCATCAGTGCCCCTGATATCCGCCATCTGCCCGCCGATAGCGGTATTGAAGTCGCCTTTGCTGGACGCTCAAATGCCGGTAAATCCAGTGCACTCAACACATTAACCAATCAGAAAAACCTGGCCCGTACCAGCAAAACCCCAGGTCGGACTCAATTGATTAATCTATTTGAAGTAACCGAAGATGTGCGCTTGGTCGATCTGCCCGGTTACGGCTATGCCGAAGTGCCGGAAGAAATGAAACGAAAATGGCAGAACGCTCTGGGTGAGTATCTGCAAAAGCGTAACTGCCTGAAGGGATTAGTGGTATTGATGGATATCCGCCACCCACTGAAAGATCTCGATCAACAAATGCTGGAGTGGGCTGCTACTGTCCATCTTCCGGTTTTAGTGTTACTGACCAAAGCCGATAAACTGACGTCTGGAGCCCGCAAATCACAGTTAACAATGGTACGAGAAGCCGTATTGCCGTTTATGAGCGATATCCAAGTAGAAACCTTCTCTTCCCTGAAGAAAACAGGTGTAGATAAATTACGTGAGAAATTAGATAGCTGGTTCAGCACATTGGACTCTGCGACAGAAGAAATACCAGCCGAATAA
- the yihI gene encoding Der GTPase-activating protein YihI, giving the protein MKQPVKGPGDKSTKPKIKRKSREELNIEARERKRQKKHRGHTSGNRTQEGSNASKSSGQSKIVDPRIGSKKPVSLIANTAAPMKVIAPKAEKLEKLSPEEELGMLENDSRLDDLLDRLEKGETLSAKDQSWVDEKLDRIDILMELLGIELGNDDEEEPEEDMLQLLKRNNPKDN; this is encoded by the coding sequence ATGAAACAGCCAGTTAAAGGGCCGGGTGATAAATCCACCAAGCCAAAAATAAAGAGAAAAAGTCGTGAAGAATTGAATATCGAAGCCCGCGAACGTAAGCGCCAGAAAAAGCATCGAGGCCATACTTCTGGTAACCGTACTCAGGAAGGTAGTAACGCCAGCAAATCATCTGGTCAGAGTAAGATAGTCGACCCGCGCATTGGCAGCAAAAAACCGGTATCGTTGATTGCCAATACTGCTGCACCAATGAAGGTGATAGCACCAAAAGCTGAAAAGTTAGAGAAGCTTTCTCCCGAAGAAGAATTAGGCATGTTGGAAAATGATTCGCGTCTGGATGATCTGCTGGATCGTTTGGAAAAAGGTGAAACACTCAGCGCGAAAGATCAATCCTGGGTTGATGAGAAACTGGACCGCATCGACATATTGATGGAGCTATTAGGGATTGAATTAGGGAATGACGACGAAGAGGAGCCGGAAGAGGATATGCTTCAGCTACTTAAGCGTAATAACCCGAAAGATAATTAA
- the hemN gene encoding oxygen-independent coproporphyrinogen III oxidase, whose translation MFEQTIDWDLALIQKYNYSGPRYTSYPTALEFSESYDESAFQRATKRYPQRPLSLYLHIPFCHRLCYFCGCNKLVTRQLHKADEYLDVLEQEIRHRAKLFAGRTVTQMHWGGGTPTYLNKNQISRLMGLLREQFAFSEQAEISLEIDPREIELDILDHLYSEGFNRLSMGVQDFNKDVQRLVNREQDESFIFALINRAKALGFSSTNIDLIYGLPKQTPESFSFTLQRVIELNPHRLSVFNYAHLPDLFAAQRKIKESDLPSAEQKLDILQQTIETLTSSGYQFIGMDHFARPDDELAIAQREGVLHRNFQGYTTQGNTDLLGMGVSAISMIGDSYAQNQKELKLYYSQVEQTGNALWRGLTLTRDDCIRRDVIKTLICNFKLSYAVIEAEFGINFSTYFADDLRLLAPMAEDGLVEIQEQGITVTARGRLLIRNICMCFDIYLRNKMRTQQFSRVI comes from the coding sequence ATGTTTGAGCAGACGATTGACTGGGATTTGGCCCTGATACAAAAATATAATTATTCTGGGCCACGTTACACCTCATATCCCACGGCGCTGGAATTTAGCGAAAGTTACGATGAATCCGCTTTTCAACGAGCCACTAAGCGTTATCCTCAACGGCCATTGTCACTGTATCTGCACATCCCTTTTTGCCATCGTCTGTGTTATTTCTGCGGTTGCAATAAACTAGTGACTCGCCAGTTGCATAAAGCAGATGAGTATCTGGATGTATTGGAACAAGAAATCCGACATCGTGCGAAGTTGTTTGCTGGTCGTACGGTTACACAGATGCACTGGGGCGGAGGCACACCAACTTATCTGAATAAAAATCAGATTAGCAGGCTGATGGGATTGCTGAGAGAGCAATTTGCATTTTCTGAGCAGGCAGAAATATCGCTGGAAATTGATCCACGTGAAATTGAACTGGATATTCTGGATCATCTGTATAGCGAAGGTTTTAACCGCCTGAGTATGGGCGTTCAGGATTTCAATAAGGATGTTCAGCGGTTGGTGAACCGTGAGCAGGATGAGTCCTTTATTTTTGCCCTAATCAATCGAGCCAAAGCGTTGGGTTTTTCTTCCACCAATATTGATTTGATTTACGGATTACCTAAACAAACTCCGGAAAGTTTTTCTTTTACGTTACAGCGTGTTATCGAACTGAATCCACACCGACTCAGTGTTTTTAATTATGCGCATCTACCGGACTTATTTGCTGCTCAACGTAAAATTAAAGAATCTGATCTTCCCAGTGCTGAGCAGAAGTTGGATATTCTTCAGCAAACCATAGAAACCCTGACCAGCTCAGGCTACCAGTTTATCGGTATGGATCACTTTGCCCGACCAGACGATGAATTAGCGATTGCCCAGCGGGAAGGCGTACTACACCGTAATTTTCAGGGTTATACCACGCAGGGGAATACCGACTTGCTTGGCATGGGCGTTTCGGCTATTAGCATGATTGGCGATAGTTATGCTCAGAACCAGAAAGAGCTGAAGCTTTACTATTCACAAGTGGAACAGACGGGTAATGCGCTGTGGCGTGGTTTGACATTGACTCGAGACGATTGTATCCGTCGTGATGTGATTAAAACGCTGATTTGCAATTTCAAGTTGAGTTACGCAGTCATTGAAGCAGAGTTCGGTATCAATTTTAGTACCTATTTTGCTGACGATTTACGTTTGTTGGCACCCATGGCGGAAGATGGCTTGGTAGAAATCCAAGAACAAGGTATCACTGTTACGGCTAGAGGACGATTGCTGATCCGCAATATCTGTATGTGCTTTGATATTTATCTGCGTAACAAGATGCGAACGCAGCAATTTTCTCGGGTTATTTAA
- a CDS encoding YshB family small membrane protein has protein sequence MLESLIHIVTHGAEISSTVGNTPETAIAAVLCAALINFFS, from the coding sequence ATGCTGGAATCACTTATTCATATAGTGACACATGGCGCAGAAATCAGCAGTACGGTGGGCAATACACCGGAAACTGCTATTGCTGCTGTTTTATGTGCCGCACTGATCAATTTCTTTAGCTAG
- the glnG gene encoding nitrogen regulation protein NR(I) translates to MQRGIVWIVDDDSSIRWVLERALTGAGLTCATFDNGNQALSALATQTPDVLLSDIRMPGMDGLALLQQIKQRHPMLPVIIMTAHSDLDAAVSAYQQGAFDYLPKPFDIDEAVALVERAISHYMEQQQPVRSQPISGPTADIIGEAPAMQDVFRIIGRLSRSSISVLINGESGTGKELVAHALHRHSPRTKAPFIALNMAAIPKDLIESELFGHEKGAFTGANQIRQGRFEQADGGTLFLDEIGDMPLDVQTRLLRVLADGQFYRVGGYAAVKVDVRIIAATHQNLELRVQEGKFREDLFHRLNVIRVHLPPLRERREDIPRLARYFLQATAKELGVEPKNLHPETEAALTRLPWGGNVRQLENTCRWLTVMAAGQEVLIQDLPPELFETTAPDSTVHVLPDSWATLLAQWADRALRSGHQNLLAEAQPEMERTLLTTALRHTQGHKQEAARLLGWGRNTLTRKLKELGME, encoded by the coding sequence ATGCAACGAGGGATAGTCTGGATTGTCGATGACGATAGCTCCATCCGTTGGGTGCTTGAACGCGCACTGACCGGCGCTGGTTTAACATGCGCCACCTTTGATAATGGGAATCAAGCCTTAAGTGCGCTGGCAACCCAAACACCGGATGTCCTGCTTTCCGATATCCGCATGCCCGGCATGGATGGTCTGGCATTGCTTCAGCAGATAAAGCAACGCCATCCGATGCTGCCGGTCATTATTATGACTGCACATTCCGATCTGGATGCGGCAGTCAGCGCCTATCAGCAAGGTGCGTTTGATTATCTACCCAAACCTTTTGATATTGATGAAGCTGTCGCGCTGGTGGAGAGAGCCATCAGCCACTACATGGAACAACAACAACCAGTTCGTAGTCAGCCCATTAGCGGACCAACAGCAGATATTATCGGCGAAGCTCCGGCCATGCAGGATGTATTTCGTATCATTGGCCGCCTTTCCCGATCATCTATCAGCGTTCTGATTAATGGTGAGTCAGGAACCGGTAAAGAACTGGTCGCTCACGCGCTGCATCGCCACAGCCCTCGCACCAAGGCACCATTTATTGCTCTGAACATGGCCGCTATCCCTAAAGATCTCATTGAATCTGAGCTTTTTGGTCATGAAAAAGGCGCGTTTACTGGTGCCAACCAGATTCGGCAAGGTCGTTTTGAGCAGGCTGATGGTGGGACACTGTTTCTCGACGAAATTGGTGACATGCCACTGGACGTACAGACCCGTCTACTGCGCGTACTGGCCGATGGACAATTCTATCGCGTTGGAGGTTACGCCGCTGTAAAGGTGGATGTCCGCATTATTGCCGCCACCCACCAAAATCTGGAGTTGCGGGTACAGGAAGGCAAGTTCCGTGAGGATCTATTCCACCGTTTAAATGTTATTCGTGTCCATTTACCTCCACTGCGCGAACGCCGGGAAGATATTCCCCGGCTAGCCCGCTATTTCCTGCAAGCCACAGCCAAGGAGCTTGGTGTTGAGCCTAAAAATCTTCATCCGGAAACAGAAGCAGCGCTGACCCGCTTACCCTGGGGGGGTAACGTGCGCCAGTTGGAGAATACCTGTCGCTGGCTTACCGTTATGGCTGCTGGCCAAGAAGTCTTGATTCAGGATCTGCCGCCAGAACTATTTGAAACTACCGCGCCAGATTCCACTGTGCATGTGTTACCTGATAGTTGGGCCACGTTGTTGGCACAATGGGCTGACAGGGCATTACGTTCCGGCCATCAAAACCTGTTGGCAGAAGCTCAACCTGAAATGGAGAGAACGCTGCTAACCACCGCACTGCGTCATACCCAAGGTCACAAACAGGAAGCTGCTCGTTTGTTGGGATGGGGTCGAAACACTCTCACCCGGAAACTCAAAGAGTTGGGAATGGAATGA